The stretch of DNA GAAGAATGTTGGTGTCACGGTTCACCAGCTTGCAAAGACGCACTTTTGCCTGCTCACCACCGCTTAAAACCCGTACCTGGCTCTCAATATGCTTGGTCGTCAGTCCGCATTTTGCCAGCGCGGAACGCACTTCATACTGGGAAAATGCCGGAAATTCCTGCCAGAGTTCTTCGATACAGGTAGTTCGATTCTCACCTTTAACTTCCTGCTCAAAATATCCGATCTCAAGGTTCTCGCCCTGCTCCACACTTCCGGAAAGAGGCTTGATCAGTCCGAGAAGACTCCGAAGAAGTGTTGTTTTTCCTATTCCATTGGTTCCCACCAGTGCGATCTTCTGTCCTCGCTCCATAGTAAAATTCAGCGGCTTGGAAAGTGGCTCATCATAACCGATCACAAGATCATGGGTCTCAAAAAGCATCTTTCCCGGTGTTCGGCCATAACGGAATTTGAACTCCGGCTTCGGCTTCTCTGCTGCCAGCTCGATCACATCCATCTTGTCCAGCTTTTTCTGACGGGACATAGCCATGTTCCTTGTGGAAACACGTGCCTTATTCCTTGCCACGAAATCCTTCAGCTCACTGATCTCCTGCTGCTGTTTGCGGTAAGCAGCCTCCAGCTGTGCCTTCTTGACCGCATAGACCTCCTGAAAATGATCGTAATCTCCTACGTAACGGTTCAGTTCCTGATTTTCCATGTGATAGATAATGTTAACTACAGAATTCAGGAACGGAATATCGTGTGAAATAAGGATAAAGGCATTCTCGTAATCCAAAAGATATCTTTTCAGCCATGCAATATGCTCCTCATCCAGATAGTTGGTAGGCTCATCCAGAAGCAGGATATCTGGCTTCTCAAGAAGAAGCTTCGCAAGAAGTACCTTGGTTCGCTGTCCGCCGCTTAGATCCGTAACATCACGGTCAAGCCCCAGATCCAGAAGGCCCAGAGCTCTGGCAACCTCCTCCACTTTGGCATCGATCGCATAAAAATCGTGAAGTGTCAGTTCATCCTGGATCGTTCCAAGCTCTTCCATCAGCCCATCCATCTCGTCAGGATCTGCAGTTCCCAGCCTGTCGCAGATCTCGTTCATCCGTTCCTCTTTTTTAAGAAGAGGATCAAAAGCGGATTTCAGCACCTGGCCGATGGTCATCCCCTTTTCCAGAACCGCATGCTGATCCAGATAGCCTGCGTGGACATTTTTTGCCCACTCTACCTTGCCCTCATCCGGCATCAGTTTTCCGGTCACGATGCTCATAAATGTGGACTTTCCTTCGCCGTTGGCGCCTACAAGTCCGATATGTTCTCCCTTAAGAAGCCGGAAAGATACATCTTCGAAAATTGCTCTGTCTCCAAACCCGTGGGTCAGGTGTTCTACATTTAAAATACTCATTTGTTATATTCCTTTATCATTGTGGTTTTTGTGTTTTCCCGGAAGGGATTTTTAATAATGCTATAGTATTATACTTGATATTTTTCTCTGCTGTAAAGTCAAATCTCTGTATACACTGCGATCGGCTGACTGGCAGTTGCTGGTACACCGTTTTTATTTCATAATGATCTTCTTCAGTTTTTCCAGGTCGTCCGTATCAGGATGAGACAAAGCACAGTCAAAATTTTTGATCAACAGATCAAGATTCGCAGGGTGTTCCGGATTTTCTTTCATTTTTATATATCGTTCACGCACAGACTGGGGCATCTTTCCCTGACACATATACTCTCCGATAACAACATTACCCGGAGCAACAGACTGTCTGACCTGACCGAGGACCTTTTCAAAATATGCCGCACTTGCACCAAAACCGGCTGTTCCAAACAGAAAAATCTTCTTCCCTTTTAATTTGGATAACAATTCCAGGGTCTTCTTATCTGCATTCCCTTTGTCCGTCCAAAATCCGATATACAGCAGATCGGATCCAGGTACCTGTGATCCGGTCTCCCCAAAGTGATCACACTTATCTTTTGGCAGCACTTCATAGATCGCCTCAGCCAACTTTTTTGTATTACCGGTTAAGCTGCTGAATACTATTGAATAATTTTCCATCTTCCTACCTCATTATCTTCTGTAAAAATCCTGATCTCATTTATTATGCCATCTGATCTCACCATTTAATATGATCGGATAACGGATCAGCTTGTCTGAATCAAGGTTTTCCGCATACATATCTACTGCTGTTATCTGATGATTATCATATGTGGTGTAATAATAGATTCCCTTTGTCGTGTTGCAGCATGAAGTATAGATCGTGATCTCATATGCGCCATCTGATACCTCACAGCATCCCCGCTGCTGATCAACAGAGCCTAAAATATGGAAAAACTGGCTGACACTTTCGTTTTCCCCATCTCCGGATATTGCATTTAGTTTTGTAAATGCAACCTTTACAAATCTTGACTGGCTTGAAAGATCTCCCGGAATTCCCATTCCGCCCATTCCTCTGCTGTATGGATCCAGCTCCAGCACTCCTGCAAATGTACTTTCCGGCTGCTTTCTGGATACACCTGCAAAATTGTTAAGTGCAAACATCTGACCGGGGAATGGAGGATTATTTGTAAGTACGCCAACAGGATCATCATAGATGTGCATTCCGTCTTTCATGGATTCTACAACGATGCATTCCTCCTTGTCTGCGATCATCCAGTGAAGCTGTGCAGTTGGAAGCTGTTCACTGAAGGGTGTTCCCATAAGCTTCATATTAGAAAGCATCCTCCTTGCTTCAGCCACCGAAGCACATTGGGTAAGGATCCATGGAATAAATTCATATTGCGCCACCTGGATAAGATCCTTATCTGCCTCTGTCACTTCATCTGCATATGCCGCATTCCCCACAAAGTTAAGTCCTGCCATACCCAGTCCCTTTTCATTAGCCGCATCATAATAAAGCGGATAATCTCCTGCTACAAATGCCATTCCTATGAGAGCATAATGTGTTTTTGATTTTCCTGCATATCGAAAATCGAACTCATAATTTCTTGGAGTTATGGTCACCTCTTCCCCATAGGAAAACTCATAGTCAAGAGTTCTTCCCATATAAAAATCCTTTGTCTGATAAGTTGCTGCTGTACACATAGATCTACACCTCTTTCTTACAATAATCCTGCAAATAATCTCATGAAAAGCTGTCCCAGACGAAGATATGCACTGCGTCCTGTCCGGTATTGTTCTGTTACTTCCCGACATTCCTGCATTGTTTCTTCCAGATCATTTCTTATGGATAACACAGCCGGACTGTCTGCCATAAAGCATCCGTTTTCAAAATGATGATAAAGACTTCTGTAATCCAGATTTATGGTTCCGCAGGTTGCCATACAGTCATCTGCCACACTCATCTTGGCGTGGCAGAAGCCAGGTGTCCACTCATAGATCCGCACTCCATTTTTAACCAGTCCATGATAAAAAGAACGTGTAACACTGTAAATCATTTTTTTATCCGGGATTCCCGGTGTAATGATCCTTACATCAACTCCCCTCTTTGCAGCAAGGCACAGAGCATGTGTCATTTCATCCGTAATGATCAGATATGGCGTCATAAACCAGCAGTATTTTTCTGCTTTGTTGACCATGCTGATATAAACTTCCTCTCCTACCTGTTCATCATCCATTGGACTATCTGCATAAGGCTGTACAAATCCGGTCTGAGCTGCCTTATATTCTGATCTTATAAAATATTTGCTGAAATCCTCATTATTATTCCTGTCATTGGCTGCATTCCACATTTCAAGGAATGTTGCTGTCAGCGACTGAACTGCATCGCCTTCAAGACGGATCCCGGTATCCTTCCATTGTCCGTAAGGATTGGTGTAATTAAAATATTCATTTGCCAGATTATAGCCGCCTGTGAAAGCTACTTTTCCATCGATCACTGTTATTTTTCGATGATCACGGTTGTTCAGAAATACATTCAGCCCCGGCATAAATGGATTAAATACCCGGCAGTGGATTCCGATCTGCTCCATCTTTTTTACGAAATCCGTATTAATAAATCCAATAGATCCCATATCATCATAAAATACTCGCACTTCCACGCCTGCCTGCACACGCTCCTCCAGTACTTTCTGGATCTTTTTCCAGGCCTCTGCATCTTCTATCGCATGGTATTCCATAAAAATAAATTTTTCAGCCTTTGACAGTGCCAATAATTGTGCTTCTAATCCCTTTACCGCCTCATCATAATAAACAATATCCGTGTTCTGGTATACGGGATAACCTGCGTTTTTCCAAATATACTCACTGATATTTCCTGCTTTGGGGATTTTGTTTTTGATATTTTCCAGTTTTTCCCGATTGTCCGGCAGAAGCGGCAGAAGCTTTCTGTCGATATCCGCATATCGTTCTCGCATTTTATGGGTTCCGCCATTTAATCCGATGAGCAGATATAATGCTACACCCATGATCGGAAACACAAGTATCAGAATGATCCATGGCATTTTCATGGAAGAGGTCTGATCAGATGCATATAGTGCCAGAACCAGAATTCCTGCAAAGACTCTGGTCAGCAGATTAACGATCTCCGCATACTCATTCAGCCTTGTGATCATGATAATGATAAAAGCTGCTTCCAATAAAATACAAAGCACCGAAAAGCATAATCGAATGACACCGTTTTTCGTTTTTGCTCTGCCCTCCAATGTATCCTGCTTCATAAAACCGCCCCTTTCTGCATTGAATGGGAATTTCCTGTTGTGCGTAAGCCTAACTGAATATTCCTGCTGCGTAATAAAATCAGCAATTATCTTCTATACTGCAAACAGCGCAGCTCTGACCTGCTGATTCTTTGTCCACTGTAATAAAAAATGAAATATGAAGAAAGCCCTGGAAGCTGCAACTTCGAGGGCTTTTGCTTTTTTTGTTATAAACACTTTAATTCTTTTTTGCCTGCGAGCATTATATCATATGCGATTTTTCTTCGCAATATACTCTGTATATTTTTCAGTTCATAAATACCACATGGCTTTTTCATACTATAATCAGCAGTATGCAGATACATCTTTGCAATTTCTAACGACTCAGAAGGAAATTTCCACCGTTGCAATCCACGATTGGGAGTTTGTTGTCTTTCTTGTTGTTTTCTTCTTTTTTTATACTTTCCAGCCAACGGCCAGTTCTCTGGACTCCACAAATCTGCGATAGATGCCGCCTTGCTGCATGAGCTGTTCGTGAGTACCGCTTTGGACAATTTTGCCGCCGTCAATGACGAGGATGTTGTCAGCGTGGCGAACGGTTTTCAGTCGATGGGCAATCATGATGATGGTTTTCTCTTTGGTCAGTGCTTCAATGGCATTAGTCAGCTCCTGCT from Blautia sp. SC05B48 encodes:
- the bilS gene encoding flavodoxin family protein BilS, yielding MENYSIVFSSLTGNTKKLAEAIYEVLPKDKCDHFGETGSQVPGSDLLYIGFWTDKGNADKKTLELLSKLKGKKIFLFGTAGFGASAAYFEKVLGQVRQSVAPGNVVIGEYMCQGKMPQSVRERYIKMKENPEHPANLDLLIKNFDCALSHPDTDDLEKLKKIIMK
- the cls gene encoding cardiolipin synthase, which produces MKQDTLEGRAKTKNGVIRLCFSVLCILLEAAFIIIMITRLNEYAEIVNLLTRVFAGILVLALYASDQTSSMKMPWIILILVFPIMGVALYLLIGLNGGTHKMRERYADIDRKLLPLLPDNREKLENIKNKIPKAGNISEYIWKNAGYPVYQNTDIVYYDEAVKGLEAQLLALSKAEKFIFMEYHAIEDAEAWKKIQKVLEERVQAGVEVRVFYDDMGSIGFINTDFVKKMEQIGIHCRVFNPFMPGLNVFLNNRDHRKITVIDGKVAFTGGYNLANEYFNYTNPYGQWKDTGIRLEGDAVQSLTATFLEMWNAANDRNNNEDFSKYFIRSEYKAAQTGFVQPYADSPMDDEQVGEEVYISMVNKAEKYCWFMTPYLIITDEMTHALCLAAKRGVDVRIITPGIPDKKMIYSVTRSFYHGLVKNGVRIYEWTPGFCHAKMSVADDCMATCGTINLDYRSLYHHFENGCFMADSPAVLSIRNDLEETMQECREVTEQYRTGRSAYLRLGQLFMRLFAGLL
- the bsh gene encoding choloylglycine hydrolase, producing the protein MCTAATYQTKDFYMGRTLDYEFSYGEEVTITPRNYEFDFRYAGKSKTHYALIGMAFVAGDYPLYYDAANEKGLGMAGLNFVGNAAYADEVTEADKDLIQVAQYEFIPWILTQCASVAEARRMLSNMKLMGTPFSEQLPTAQLHWMIADKEECIVVESMKDGMHIYDDPVGVLTNNPPFPGQMFALNNFAGVSRKQPESTFAGVLELDPYSRGMGGMGIPGDLSSQSRFVKVAFTKLNAISGDGENESVSQFFHILGSVDQQRGCCEVSDGAYEITIYTSCCNTTKGIYYYTTYDNHQITAVDMYAENLDSDKLIRYPIILNGEIRWHNK
- a CDS encoding ABC-F family ATP-binding cassette domain-containing protein, whose amino-acid sequence is MSILNVEHLTHGFGDRAIFEDVSFRLLKGEHIGLVGANGEGKSTFMSIVTGKLMPDEGKVEWAKNVHAGYLDQHAVLEKGMTIGQVLKSAFDPLLKKEERMNEICDRLGTADPDEMDGLMEELGTIQDELTLHDFYAIDAKVEEVARALGLLDLGLDRDVTDLSGGQRTKVLLAKLLLEKPDILLLDEPTNYLDEEHIAWLKRYLLDYENAFILISHDIPFLNSVVNIIYHMENQELNRYVGDYDHFQEVYAVKKAQLEAAYRKQQQEISELKDFVARNKARVSTRNMAMSRQKKLDKMDVIELAAEKPKPEFKFRYGRTPGKMLFETHDLVIGYDEPLSKPLNFTMERGQKIALVGTNGIGKTTLLRSLLGLIKPLSGSVEQGENLEIGYFEQEVKGENRTTCIEELWQEFPAFSQYEVRSALAKCGLTTKHIESQVRVLSGGEQAKVRLCKLVNRDTNILLLDEPTNHLDVDAKDELKKALREYRGSILLICHEPEFYQDVVNEVWDMSRWTTKIF